A genomic window from Leptospiraceae bacterium includes:
- a CDS encoding TolC family protein: protein MRKLLLLLFLFSFIWAEEKFHNVLILEPDNALELALRRQMYLKFIREKKEINQQYIKEKWMDYLPSLGISYSRQKYILKENEDIIYNELRLNAEQLIYDGGRRNTELELAKLNLSLSKEEYRNELNRSTYEFKNAYQTVLASQIKTRLYYKSYIRSLKELKWIEKELGEGFLTESDKLYSESRLKEVELYLQKAKNEYSSSLRELKRQLGIIAKEKVLLSDNLLIDYILRKPPLSYQDFKSTITQNAGLKAKKELLQARIAQREKSMQDKFYLPNISLGAYLGKTSETFPLNKTNWGVYFKLAFPFGGNPGFSSNSSLNSRSNNSPDTGVNVKSRNINSLQQSDLQVPNHYSIRRKQMESHLNFRKSVYSYNSKLLNIEQGIEENLGLLNEHWNSIRLSMKTIEVKHKLLGIQQLALQVGSGKRLDVLNSELDLIKAEDFLFESLLSYFRVANHLIFITGDNTLSTTFYSYEKGKGSMKDFLSGLEDTRTNHSEKEERNTILDNTDKLILDEVTIE, encoded by the coding sequence ATGAGAAAGCTCCTTTTACTTCTCTTTCTCTTCTCGTTTATTTGGGCTGAAGAAAAATTTCATAATGTCCTTATTTTAGAGCCGGATAATGCTTTAGAGTTGGCATTGAGAAGACAAATGTATTTGAAATTCATTCGGGAAAAGAAAGAGATTAACCAACAATATATCAAAGAAAAATGGATGGACTATCTTCCCAGTCTGGGTATTTCCTATAGCCGACAGAAGTATATCCTGAAAGAAAATGAAGACATTATTTATAATGAATTGCGTTTGAATGCAGAACAACTTATTTACGATGGTGGAAGAAGAAATACTGAACTTGAACTGGCCAAATTAAATTTATCCTTAAGTAAAGAAGAATATAGAAATGAGCTGAATAGGAGCACCTATGAATTTAAAAATGCTTATCAAACTGTACTGGCTTCTCAAATTAAAACAAGACTCTACTATAAATCTTATATTCGATCTCTAAAAGAACTCAAATGGATTGAAAAAGAACTTGGGGAGGGATTTCTAACCGAAAGTGACAAACTCTATTCAGAAAGCCGTTTAAAAGAAGTAGAGCTTTACCTCCAAAAGGCAAAAAACGAATACAGCTCATCCCTGAGGGAATTAAAAAGACAACTTGGTATAATTGCAAAAGAAAAAGTATTACTGTCTGATAACTTACTAATAGACTATATCCTTCGAAAACCTCCTTTAAGCTATCAGGATTTTAAATCTACAATTACTCAAAATGCCGGCTTAAAAGCAAAAAAAGAATTACTCCAGGCCCGCATCGCTCAAAGGGAGAAGTCAATGCAGGATAAATTTTATCTTCCCAATATAAGTTTAGGAGCTTACCTCGGAAAAACTTCTGAAACTTTTCCCTTAAACAAAACAAACTGGGGTGTTTACTTCAAACTGGCCTTTCCATTCGGAGGTAATCCCGGATTTAGTTCTAATTCTTCACTGAATAGTCGTTCTAATAATAGCCCTGATACAGGAGTGAATGTAAAGAGTCGGAATATCAATTCTTTACAGCAATCAGATCTACAAGTACCCAATCATTACTCGATTAGAAGAAAACAAATGGAGAGCCATTTGAATTTTAGAAAAAGCGTTTATTCTTACAATTCTAAACTTTTGAATATTGAACAGGGGATAGAAGAAAACCTTGGCCTTTTAAATGAACACTGGAATTCAATCCGACTATCTATGAAAACTATTGAAGTAAAACATAAACTCTTAGGAATACAGCAATTAGCCTTGCAGGTAGGTTCCGGTAAGCGTCTCGATGTTTTAAATTCAGAGCTTGATCTGATAAAAGCAGAAGACTTTCTTTTTGAAAGTTTACTTTCTTACTTCCGTGTTGCCAATCATTTAATTTTTATTACAGGTGATAATACTTTATCGACTACATTTTACTCTTATGAAAAAGGAAAAGGAAGCATGAAAGATTTTTTATCAGGACTTGAAGATACAAGGACTAATCACTCTGAAAAAGAAGAAAGGAATACTATTTTAGATAATACAGACAAACTAATATTGGATGAGGTTACAATCGAATGA
- a CDS encoding Ig-like domain-containing protein → MKNRLILFLVFLSSCNILENKLKDLSGNMLNLLGYGDKEKFQVLTSYPSESGYVNRQDTISLQFNREISPRSCMSAFNLQPALPGNFTVQLNSLTFKPFTEFVPGLTYVLSLGKSCEDKSGNDLNETFVLTFQVAGDTSLPELLTISTKREPECNDNSVYTQVYPTEDNNIRKGLCKNTSFRFAFSKSMNPDSVELSLQFQPALTGSYAWSENNRMLEFQPAFELRNAMNYFLAISKEAMDSIKNPLKDNIRFSFQVGRDINPPEIILLDGYKKDGQSCKPGKLYSETEALGLSDKIGLCSSLYPNSDNSPIYIHFSENIDSSSLESAFQIQPFINGIKHWKNSHHPSCGKSGDCSEKSLLVFTPSVPWEHGKTYVISLDTSLQDTVGNFLKDSYTTHFTIGTDFKKPRLLRWGMRLNLGSGDCENSDITFFEPDTEGKIIRFIPCKGKSALILEFSEDINPLHFIKNLKISPAFSFQHEWGKASHSDCGSTGHCGNYSRIQITPHENYSNEEIQIQLSNALLDPETNPAETDYSIYFATSPDTESPFLDLDRGAVFADYDTECKGLAFTNISNNEKGICSLAGGIKFKFVFTEAMEESSVLRSFSIQPAVKGIFKKESADTFSFFPTESLVTFQQYKLQFSTEAKDLSGKNLRENFSFSFITGDGTGSMDVTNPSLISVRADAERDPGSCDGKAEMDLLSNDAADDICSFNLNEVLKGPIITFQFSEEMNKDSVLQALHISPSVSGNINWLSSSSLEYRIDKPLQQGIGYEIELTKDAKDIKGNPLNQDFYKLFRVSEYKLSPKVISITGKTASLSDCNKDLYTLKTLNTTTPVSGFCTKENRSFLFDFSEDMDKLSLESYLKLSPFIPLNFTWISAQELEIKPATELQYGQIYSFRLSSEIKDIQGQYMNPAEYSFIAGELDSTKPNLSCSNCGLFLELNEDADGCSNSEADDIQVKDSAIVNKVCRTQTLKLNFSEEIDLNSFTSSFSVSPYFSFSTYQEGTSVYIRALNPLEENTQFEIQLQNSLRDLSGNTLDKAYRFTFQTEQTSPEVIGIGLESQSNCSDINSEGSPIGGDWFMTNCFWKRPSPILSGSSYLFHGGNAVCGTDSKSDNIRIIFSKPMNIHSSISSISLKRISPPQSFIQKASWKWTDSNRVLTLKFSEDLASCSGNQPGSFDLSFNPQDSLTEYPFYLLEIDKSAEDEEGNRLYKTFYFTMEGN, encoded by the coding sequence ATGAAAAATAGGTTAATTCTTTTCTTAGTTTTCTTATCTTCCTGTAATATTCTGGAAAATAAGTTAAAAGATTTAAGTGGAAATATGTTGAATCTTCTGGGCTACGGAGACAAAGAGAAGTTTCAGGTTCTTACAAGTTATCCTTCAGAATCGGGTTATGTAAATAGACAGGATACTATAAGTTTACAATTTAACAGGGAAATTAGTCCCCGTTCCTGCATGTCTGCATTTAACCTGCAACCGGCACTACCAGGCAACTTCACAGTGCAGCTAAATTCTCTTACTTTTAAGCCTTTTACTGAATTTGTTCCCGGACTTACTTATGTTTTAAGCCTTGGAAAATCCTGCGAAGATAAATCAGGGAATGATCTAAACGAAACATTTGTTCTAACTTTTCAGGTTGCAGGAGATACGAGTCTTCCGGAATTACTCACCATATCCACAAAAAGAGAACCTGAGTGCAATGATAATTCAGTTTATACACAGGTTTATCCAACAGAGGATAATAACATTCGAAAAGGACTCTGTAAAAATACTTCGTTTCGTTTTGCATTTAGCAAGAGCATGAATCCGGATAGTGTAGAACTCAGCTTGCAATTCCAACCGGCACTTACAGGTTCCTACGCCTGGTCAGAAAACAACCGAATGCTTGAATTTCAACCAGCTTTCGAATTACGAAATGCTATGAACTATTTCTTAGCTATTTCTAAAGAAGCGATGGACTCTATTAAAAATCCTTTAAAAGATAATATTCGATTTTCATTTCAGGTGGGAAGAGATATAAATCCTCCCGAAATTATCCTTCTTGATGGATACAAGAAAGATGGGCAATCCTGTAAGCCGGGCAAGTTATACTCGGAAACCGAAGCCCTCGGTCTATCTGATAAAATCGGTTTATGTTCTTCTCTTTATCCGAACTCAGATAATTCTCCAATCTATATTCACTTCAGCGAAAATATAGACAGCTCTTCTCTTGAATCTGCTTTTCAGATCCAACCCTTCATCAACGGAATCAAGCACTGGAAGAATTCACATCATCCTTCCTGTGGGAAAAGTGGAGACTGTTCGGAGAAAAGTTTACTCGTTTTTACTCCCTCCGTTCCCTGGGAACACGGCAAAACCTATGTCATTAGCCTGGATACTTCCTTGCAAGATACGGTCGGTAACTTTCTAAAAGATTCTTATACTACCCATTTCACTATAGGAACTGATTTTAAAAAGCCCAGGCTTCTAAGATGGGGAATGAGACTTAATTTGGGAAGCGGAGACTGTGAAAACTCGGATATAACATTTTTTGAACCCGATACAGAAGGAAAGATAATTCGCTTTATTCCCTGCAAAGGAAAATCAGCGCTTATCTTAGAATTTTCTGAAGATATAAATCCTTTACACTTCATTAAAAACTTAAAAATAAGTCCTGCTTTTTCCTTTCAGCATGAGTGGGGAAAAGCTTCACATTCAGACTGTGGCAGCACAGGTCATTGCGGAAACTATAGTCGAATACAAATAACTCCTCATGAAAATTATAGTAATGAAGAAATACAGATCCAGCTTTCAAATGCTTTATTAGACCCCGAAACAAACCCTGCCGAAACCGATTATAGTATTTATTTTGCTACAAGTCCGGACACGGAATCTCCCTTCCTTGATCTTGACAGAGGAGCCGTTTTTGCTGACTACGATACGGAATGTAAAGGATTAGCATTTACGAATATTTCAAACAACGAAAAAGGAATTTGTTCGCTTGCCGGAGGAATCAAATTTAAGTTCGTATTTACAGAAGCGATGGAAGAAAGCTCTGTCCTCAGAAGTTTTTCCATCCAACCGGCTGTTAAAGGAATTTTCAAAAAAGAAAGTGCCGATACTTTTAGCTTTTTTCCTACGGAATCTCTAGTTACATTTCAACAGTATAAATTGCAATTTTCTACAGAAGCAAAGGATTTATCCGGTAAAAATTTACGAGAGAATTTCAGCTTCAGTTTCATTACAGGAGATGGTACAGGCTCTATGGACGTTACAAATCCGAGTTTGATTTCTGTCAGAGCTGATGCAGAAAGAGACCCCGGAAGCTGTGATGGTAAAGCAGAAATGGACTTGCTATCTAATGATGCAGCAGATGATATATGCAGTTTTAATTTAAATGAGGTATTAAAAGGACCTATAATTACATTTCAATTCAGTGAAGAGATGAATAAAGACTCGGTTTTACAGGCTCTACACATTTCTCCTTCTGTATCCGGAAATATAAACTGGTTAAGTTCGAGTTCATTGGAGTATAGAATAGATAAACCTTTGCAACAGGGAATTGGCTATGAAATCGAACTTACGAAAGATGCAAAAGATATAAAAGGGAATCCGTTAAATCAGGATTTTTATAAACTTTTTCGAGTTTCTGAATACAAACTTTCTCCAAAAGTTATTTCTATTACCGGCAAAACCGCTTCTCTTTCTGACTGCAATAAGGATCTGTATACTTTAAAAACCCTTAATACTACTACACCTGTTTCCGGTTTCTGCACAAAGGAGAATCGTTCTTTTCTTTTTGACTTTTCTGAAGATATGGATAAGCTTTCTCTGGAATCCTATTTAAAACTTTCTCCATTCATTCCATTGAATTTTACCTGGATTTCAGCCCAAGAACTTGAAATAAAACCCGCAACGGAATTACAATACGGACAAATTTATTCCTTTCGTCTCTCTTCTGAAATTAAAGATATTCAGGGACAGTACATGAATCCTGCTGAATATTCTTTCATTGCGGGAGAATTAGACAGTACAAAACCCAATTTATCTTGTTCTAATTGCGGCTTATTTCTGGAACTGAATGAAGATGCAGACGGATGCTCCAACAGTGAAGCAGATGACATACAGGTAAAGGATAGTGCAATTGTAAATAAAGTATGCAGGACTCAAACCCTAAAACTGAATTTTAGCGAAGAAATTGATTTAAATTCCTTTACTTCTTCTTTCAGTGTTTCTCCCTATTTCTCCTTTTCAACTTATCAGGAAGGTACTTCTGTGTACATACGAGCCTTAAACCCTCTTGAAGAAAATACACAATTTGAGATACAGTTACAAAACTCTCTCAGGGATCTAAGCGGAAATACCCTGGATAAAGCCTACAGGTTTACATTTCAGACAGAACAAACTTCACCGGAAGTAATCGGTATCGGACTGGAAAGTCAAAGTAACTGCTCTGATATAAACTCTGAAGGAAGTCCTATCGGTGGAGACTGGTTTATGACAAATTGTTTTTGGAAAAGACCTTCCCCTATTCTCTCAGGTTCAAGCTATCTTTTTCACGGGGGAAATGCGGTATGTGGCACAGATAGTAAAAGTGATAATATTCGAATAATTTTTTCTAAGCCTATGAATATCCACAGCAGTATTAGTTCTATCAGCCTGAAACGTATTTCACCTCCTCAATCTTTTATCCAAAAAGCCAGTTGGAAATGGACAGATTCCAATCGTGTATTAACACTCAAATTTTCGGAAGATCTTGCAAGCTGTTCCGGAAATCAACCGGGTTCTTTTGATCTTTCTTTTAATCCTCAGGATAGTTTAACCGAATATCCATTTTATCTCCTTGAGATTGATAAAAGTGCTGAAGATGAAGAAGGAAACCGTCTCTATAAAACATTTTATTTTACAATGGAAGGAAATTAA